In Candidatus Defluviilinea proxima, a single genomic region encodes these proteins:
- a CDS encoding LLM class flavin-dependent oxidoreductase — translation MTERVALYLQDSHDLRDGLDYVRYAEEKGFEAVWQAESRLVRDAIVPMAAYAAVTNKLKVGSGVINNWTRNIGLLAATLLTLDDLAPNRIICGIGAWWDPLAKNVGIDRKKPLLAMRETVEVLRRLLNMERVTFHGEFHHVDGIELDVVHGRREPRNVPIMIGATGDKMMELTGEIADGVVLNYCVAPEYNDKAMELLEKGLNISGRKLEDFDRPQLIVCSVDEDHDKAIEYTKELLCQYLAQQPHIAKASNVSDDVIHEIQSILGWPATKEQINKAKHLVPDDLVHRITASGTPAEAKAKVEEYKKRGCTCPILYPVGGNFKLLIDTFAQA, via the coding sequence ATGACCGAGCGCGTTGCCTTGTACCTGCAAGATTCACATGATCTGCGGGATGGGTTGGACTATGTACGATATGCAGAAGAGAAAGGCTTTGAAGCCGTCTGGCAGGCAGAGTCGCGACTGGTGCGTGATGCCATCGTGCCGATGGCGGCCTATGCCGCAGTGACAAATAAACTCAAGGTTGGCTCTGGCGTGATCAACAATTGGACACGTAATATCGGCTTGCTGGCAGCAACATTGTTGACACTTGATGATCTTGCTCCAAATCGGATCATCTGCGGTATCGGCGCATGGTGGGATCCGCTAGCCAAGAATGTAGGCATTGACAGAAAGAAACCGTTGCTCGCCATGCGTGAGACCGTTGAAGTTTTACGTAGATTGTTGAACATGGAACGAGTCACCTTTCACGGAGAATTCCATCACGTAGACGGGATCGAATTGGATGTGGTGCATGGACGACGAGAACCGCGCAACGTTCCGATCATGATCGGCGCAACGGGCGATAAGATGATGGAGTTGACAGGCGAGATCGCAGACGGAGTTGTGCTCAATTATTGTGTCGCCCCTGAGTACAACGATAAAGCCATGGAATTGCTTGAAAAAGGTTTGAACATATCTGGGCGAAAACTCGAAGATTTTGACCGTCCGCAATTAATTGTCTGTTCGGTGGACGAAGACCACGACAAGGCTATTGAGTACACCAAGGAATTGCTCTGTCAGTACCTTGCTCAACAGCCACACATCGCCAAAGCATCAAACGTATCAGATGATGTCATTCACGAGATACAATCCATTTTGGGGTGGCCTGCCACAAAAGAACAGATCAACAAGGCAAAACATCTCGTACCCGATGACCTCGTCCACCGCATCACCGCTTCAGGGACTCCAGCCGAAGCGAAAGCCAAAGTGGAAGAATACAAGAAGCGTGGGTGTACCTGCCCCATTTTGTATCCCGTTGGCGGGAACTTCAAGTTGTTGATCGATACATTCGCACAAGCGTAA
- a CDS encoding CinA family protein, with protein MFNNEVYVEGVLEFEVGKLLRERKLQLAVAESCTGGLIGHRITNVSGSSEYFAGGFLVYSYEAKVKLLGVSWDTLHAFGAVSGETVLEMAHGAKRALDVDIAVSVSGIAGPGGGTLDKPVGTTWVGLVANDVEWAREFYFQGNREQNKAASADAALQTILDYLLGKK; from the coding sequence ATGTTCAACAATGAGGTGTACGTGGAAGGTGTATTGGAATTTGAAGTAGGAAAGTTATTACGCGAACGCAAGTTGCAGTTGGCTGTAGCTGAGTCGTGTACAGGCGGATTGATCGGCCACCGTATTACAAACGTATCGGGTTCTTCTGAATATTTTGCGGGCGGATTTCTCGTATATTCCTATGAAGCGAAGGTGAAACTGTTGGGCGTTTCATGGGACACATTGCATGCGTTTGGAGCTGTGAGCGGTGAGACTGTGCTCGAGATGGCGCATGGCGCAAAGCGTGCATTAGATGTGGACATTGCCGTTTCAGTCTCAGGGATAGCTGGTCCGGGCGGCGGGACTTTGGACAAGCCTGTTGGCACCACCTGGGTTGGGCTTGTAGCGAACGATGTCGAGTGGGCGCGCGAGTTCTACTTTCAAGGCAACCGCGAACAAAATAAAGCCGCATCTGCAGATGCGGCTTTACAAACGATTTTGGATTATTTGTTGGGGAAAAAATAA
- a CDS encoding serine/threonine protein kinase translates to MADWTGRQLGKVLIKDLIAHGGMAEIYTGIHETQGLIAIKVMRGLLERDVHQLARFKREADVVGELRHPNIVRMIDYVVEGETPCLIMDYIPGPSLAVYLKALHERNQRIPIVTVAQLLRAIASGLDYAHSKGVIHRDIKPANVLLRSRTQEVTLEQPLPLDVEPILTDFGLARLLDSTLHTTTGSVSGTPTYMSPEQSRGEKVDKRTDIYSLGVVLYEMLAGHVPFQSDSTFGMLMRHINDQPPPIKGISADLQALIDRALAKDPSLRYQSAGAMASEFLIMLSGQNISPDTRYFADVARKAVEPSYAQIQAQDPPPQTRFPWKRIAVEMAIALVIAFIFFSFFCPCMFGL, encoded by the coding sequence ATGGCAGATTGGACGGGCAGGCAATTAGGCAAGGTTCTAATTAAGGACTTGATCGCCCACGGGGGTATGGCTGAGATATACACTGGCATCCATGAAACACAAGGATTGATCGCCATCAAAGTCATGCGTGGCCTACTGGAACGTGATGTGCATCAATTGGCGCGTTTCAAACGTGAAGCAGATGTAGTCGGAGAACTCCGCCATCCAAACATCGTCCGAATGATCGATTACGTTGTCGAAGGTGAAACACCGTGTTTGATCATGGATTACATCCCCGGCCCATCGCTTGCCGTTTATTTGAAAGCCCTTCACGAACGTAACCAACGCATTCCCATCGTTACGGTCGCTCAGCTGTTGCGTGCCATTGCCAGCGGATTGGATTATGCCCACAGCAAGGGAGTCATTCATCGGGATATCAAACCTGCCAACGTTCTTTTACGCTCCCGCACACAAGAAGTCACGTTAGAGCAACCGTTACCTTTGGATGTAGAACCGATTCTTACCGACTTCGGTCTGGCTCGCCTTCTTGACTCTACCCTCCACACGACAACTGGTTCTGTCTCCGGCACACCCACATACATGAGCCCTGAGCAATCACGTGGCGAAAAAGTGGACAAACGCACCGACATCTACTCACTAGGCGTTGTCCTTTACGAAATGTTGGCAGGGCACGTCCCATTTCAATCCGACTCAACCTTTGGCATGCTGATGAGACACATCAATGACCAGCCTCCGCCAATCAAAGGCATTTCAGCTGACCTGCAAGCATTGATCGACCGCGCTCTCGCCAAAGATCCCAGCCTGCGATATCAATCCGCAGGAGCTATGGCGAGCGAATTTCTCATCATGCTCAGCGGCCAGAACATTTCACCAGACACCCGATACTTTGCCGATGTAGCACGCAAAGCAGTGGAGCCCAGCTACGCACAAATTCAAGCGCAAGATCCACCTCCCCAGACACGCTTCCCGTGGAAACGTATCGCAGTGGAAATGGCAATCGCTTTAGTGATCGCTTTTATTTTCTTTAGTTTTTTCTGTCCTTGTATGTTTGGCCTTTAA
- a CDS encoding DUF4190 domain-containing protein, whose protein sequence is MNDQFNQPVQQPSTGSGNERIMAIASLVLGVINLCAWFLPICGVPLGIIGVVLGYLGMKDPSQKTLAMIGMILSGIGILLACINAIAGVALNSGNIFQQLMQSVR, encoded by the coding sequence ATGAACGATCAATTCAATCAGCCTGTACAACAACCTTCCACTGGCAGTGGAAATGAACGCATCATGGCCATCGCTTCGTTGGTCCTTGGTGTTATTAATCTGTGCGCGTGGTTTTTGCCGATCTGTGGCGTTCCGTTGGGAATTATCGGAGTTGTGCTTGGATATCTTGGCATGAAGGATCCTTCCCAGAAGACCCTTGCGATGATCGGGATGATTCTTTCGGGCATTGGAATATTGCTTGCTTGTATCAATGCCATAGCAGGTGTAGCGCTTAACTCTGGAAATATTTTCCAGCAACTTATGCAAAGCGTTCGCTAA
- the uvrC gene encoding excinuclease ABC subunit UvrC: MEISEKIQGILATLPTKPGCYQMKNAEGKIIYVGKAINLKNRVRSYFHADSSHDNKTRRLVRDIADIEWIVVGSELEALILEMNLIKKHRPKYNVRLKDDKRYPYIKVHWNEPFPKVTVTRQMEEDGARYFGPYTSAWAVYQTLDVLRKVFPYLTCDREITGEDKRACLYFDIKLCTAPCIGAATQAQYRQMISDLMDFLSGHSEGIVSRIETDMLKAAEEMRFERAAALRDQLKAIQNIIERQRIVFATDYIDSDVLAMARSDGEACVQVFFVRGGKLIGREYFILEGTEDTADNEVMEQFITQFYTEAANIPEQVMLPNQLEEARIISQWLRSKRGGKRVEFFVPSEGQPRDLVQMAAENATETLQALRAQWQADTHKQETALAELQESLKLPAPPNRIECYDISNTQGTAIIGAMVVFTQGVADKKLYRKFNIESVVGAPDDFASMEEMLTRRFRRWKGSQETEAGPGSKPDASFSFLPDLIIIDGGKGQLGRAVQVLEKYELMDKIPVVGLAKQREEIFFPHKSEPLLLPRHSQGLYLVQRIRDEAHRYGITAHRKKREKLGMASQLDTIPGIGPSRRKALLKHFGSVDKIRDASIEELKAVVPENAAHAIKVHLE; the protein is encoded by the coding sequence ATGGAGATTTCCGAAAAGATACAGGGCATCCTTGCCACTCTACCAACAAAACCTGGCTGTTATCAAATGAAGAATGCCGAGGGGAAGATTATCTATGTTGGCAAGGCCATCAACCTGAAGAATCGTGTACGCTCCTACTTCCACGCGGATTCAAGCCACGACAATAAAACACGCCGTCTCGTGCGCGATATTGCAGATATTGAGTGGATCGTTGTCGGCTCGGAGCTTGAGGCGCTCATCCTCGAGATGAACCTCATCAAGAAGCACCGCCCGAAATATAACGTCCGTCTCAAAGATGACAAACGCTACCCCTACATCAAAGTCCATTGGAACGAACCTTTTCCCAAAGTGACTGTCACCCGGCAAATGGAGGAAGATGGTGCGCGTTATTTCGGTCCGTACACATCGGCTTGGGCGGTGTACCAGACTTTGGATGTGCTTCGCAAAGTTTTCCCCTATTTGACCTGTGACCGCGAAATCACAGGAGAGGACAAACGCGCGTGTCTTTACTTTGACATCAAGCTGTGTACTGCCCCTTGTATCGGAGCGGCCACCCAAGCCCAATACCGCCAAATGATCTCTGACCTGATGGATTTCCTCAGCGGACACAGTGAAGGCATTGTGAGCCGCATCGAAACGGACATGTTGAAAGCGGCCGAAGAGATGCGCTTCGAAAGAGCCGCCGCTCTGCGCGATCAGCTCAAAGCGATACAGAACATTATTGAGCGACAACGCATCGTCTTTGCAACAGACTACATCGACTCCGATGTACTTGCCATGGCCCGCAGTGACGGAGAGGCCTGTGTACAGGTCTTCTTTGTGCGCGGAGGTAAGTTGATCGGGCGTGAATACTTCATCCTTGAAGGGACAGAAGATACGGCAGATAATGAAGTGATGGAGCAATTCATCACCCAGTTCTACACTGAAGCCGCTAACATCCCTGAACAAGTGATGCTCCCAAATCAACTGGAAGAGGCACGTATCATCAGTCAATGGCTACGTTCCAAACGAGGCGGCAAGAGAGTGGAATTCTTTGTACCAAGCGAAGGCCAACCGCGTGACCTTGTTCAAATGGCGGCGGAGAATGCTACAGAAACCTTGCAAGCTCTGCGCGCCCAATGGCAGGCCGATACGCACAAACAAGAAACAGCGTTAGCTGAGTTGCAAGAATCGTTGAAGTTGCCAGCTCCACCGAACCGAATTGAGTGTTACGATATTTCCAATACACAAGGGACAGCCATCATCGGCGCCATGGTTGTGTTCACGCAAGGTGTAGCCGATAAAAAGTTATATCGCAAGTTCAATATTGAAAGCGTGGTTGGCGCACCCGATGACTTTGCTTCCATGGAGGAAATGCTCACACGCAGATTTCGAAGGTGGAAAGGGAGTCAGGAAACAGAAGCAGGCCCGGGGTCCAAGCCAGACGCGTCTTTTTCCTTCCTGCCAGACCTTATCATTATCGATGGCGGCAAGGGACAGTTGGGGCGCGCAGTCCAAGTCCTTGAGAAATATGAGTTGATGGACAAGATCCCAGTGGTGGGCCTTGCCAAACAACGCGAGGAAATTTTCTTCCCGCATAAGTCAGAACCGTTGTTGTTGCCGCGTCATTCACAGGGACTATATCTTGTGCAACGAATTCGTGATGAGGCGCATCGGTACGGAATCACGGCCCATCGCAAGAAAAGAGAGAAGTTGGGCATGGCTTCGCAGTTGGATACGATTCCCGGGATCGGCCCTTCGAGGCGCAAAGCACTCTTGAAACATTTCGGGTCTGTGGATAAGATTAGGGACGCTTCAATCGAAGAGCTCAAAGCGGTAGTGCCGGAGAACGCGGCGCACGCAATAAAGGTGCATTTGGAATGA
- a CDS encoding response regulator: protein MKNIWTVDDDEEMSRAIGLMLKLLDCEVTSFNNVRSAAQLFASGRRPDLLLLDINMPEVTGLDMVEFLRRRADTRNLPIVMLSSEAADTMVDRAMELGADSYVMKPVTVEELEKAMSTAFYKHLNLREHNAS, encoded by the coding sequence ATGAAAAATATTTGGACAGTTGACGACGACGAAGAGATGAGCCGCGCGATCGGTTTAATGTTGAAACTACTCGACTGTGAGGTGACATCATTCAATAATGTCCGCTCGGCCGCGCAGTTGTTTGCCTCTGGTAGAAGGCCAGATTTGTTGCTGTTGGACATCAATATGCCCGAAGTAACTGGCCTGGACATGGTGGAGTTCCTGCGGAGGCGTGCAGACACGAGAAACCTCCCCATTGTGATGCTCTCATCAGAGGCGGCAGACACCATGGTAGATAGAGCCATGGAACTCGGTGCGGACTCGTATGTAATGAAACCCGTCACGGTTGAAGAGCTTGAGAAGGCGATGTCCACAGCTTTCTATAAACATCTGAATTTGCGAGAACACAATGCCAGCTAA
- the prfA gene encoding peptide chain release factor 1: protein MLDKLKGIEDRYEQLGSELLEVGNNYQRAAEISKERVDLEEIVEKAREYRQAMKSMEEARAILLSEKDAELVALAEADIEDLTPKIASLEKKIKGLLVPKDPRDDRNVIVEIRAGAGGDEAAIFAGDLFRMYTRYADEQKWKNEVMSENSIGVGGYKEVIFEIRGKGAFSKLKYESGVHRVQRVPATESQGRIHTSTATVAVLAEVDEVEIDIPESDLEVEVYRSSGAGGQNVQKNSTAVRLTHRPTGMVVTCQDERSQLQNKLRALSILRARLYEIEEEKRRASIESDRRSQVGTGERSEKIRTYNYPQNRVTDHRVGLSNYNLPAVMDGDIDGFIEELSTRDEADRLAASGINDEE from the coding sequence ATGCTCGACAAACTTAAAGGCATTGAAGATCGTTATGAACAACTCGGCAGTGAACTGCTCGAGGTGGGCAACAATTATCAGCGCGCGGCTGAGATCAGTAAAGAGCGCGTGGACCTGGAAGAGATCGTGGAAAAGGCACGGGAATACCGTCAGGCTATGAAAAGCATGGAGGAGGCCCGGGCCATCCTCCTGTCCGAAAAAGACGCGGAGCTTGTCGCGTTGGCAGAAGCCGATATTGAAGATCTGACTCCAAAGATCGCAAGCCTTGAAAAAAAGATCAAGGGACTGCTCGTGCCGAAGGATCCCCGTGATGACAGGAACGTCATCGTGGAAATTCGTGCAGGGGCAGGCGGAGATGAAGCAGCTATTTTCGCGGGCGACTTGTTCCGCATGTACACACGCTACGCCGATGAACAAAAATGGAAGAACGAGGTCATGTCTGAAAATTCCATTGGCGTTGGCGGTTATAAAGAGGTGATCTTTGAGATCCGCGGCAAGGGCGCTTTTTCAAAACTCAAATACGAATCGGGTGTGCATCGCGTGCAACGTGTACCTGCCACCGAATCGCAAGGACGCATTCATACATCTACAGCAACCGTGGCTGTTTTAGCTGAAGTGGATGAAGTGGAAATTGACATCCCCGAAAGCGACCTCGAGGTTGAAGTGTATCGATCTTCGGGTGCAGGCGGACAGAACGTGCAGAAGAACTCAACGGCCGTGCGCTTGACCCACAGACCTACTGGCATGGTTGTGACCTGTCAGGATGAACGCTCACAGTTGCAGAACAAGTTGCGTGCTCTCAGCATTTTGCGTGCTCGCTTGTACGAGATCGAAGAAGAGAAACGTCGTGCATCCATCGAATCAGATCGACGCTCACAAGTTGGAACAGGCGAACGCTCCGAGAAGATCCGCACATATAACTACCCCCAAAACCGCGTGACCGATCATCGCGTTGGGTTGTCCAATTACAATCTACCAGCCGTCATGGATGGTGACATTGACGGGTTTATCGAGGAACTTTCCACACGTGATGAAGCGGACCGTCTGGCCGCATCAGGGATTAACGACGAAGAATAA
- the prmC gene encoding peptide chain release factor N(5)-glutamine methyltransferase, with protein MQKDPMNASFSLLSHTVNRLSSISDTPTLDASVLIAHVINKPRTWVMAHPELTITNEQQQKLEDSLLRLERGESFPYVLGHWEFFNLEFDVTPDVLIPRPETELLVEKAIAWLNKHPDRRMIADIGTGSGAIAVSLAVNVPDANILATDISAKALQIATQNSVKHKAGGKIKFMECDLLPKAGIKDHQQIDLLCANLPYIPTETLHALSVFGHEPTIALDGGQDGFELIRKLMNMAINYLAPNALMLFEIEATLGKQALNLAHEIFPNAQTQLHQDLTGRDRLLEIELR; from the coding sequence ATGCAGAAAGACCCTATGAATGCCAGTTTCTCGCTTCTCTCTCACACAGTAAATCGTCTCTCCTCCATAAGCGACACGCCCACTTTGGATGCGTCTGTCTTAATTGCTCATGTCATCAACAAACCGCGCACATGGGTGATGGCCCATCCAGAACTTACAATCACAAACGAACAGCAACAAAAACTTGAAGACTCGCTCCTGCGCTTGGAACGCGGCGAGTCTTTTCCGTATGTGTTGGGACACTGGGAATTTTTCAATCTTGAATTTGATGTTACGCCTGACGTGCTCATTCCACGCCCTGAGACAGAATTACTTGTCGAGAAAGCTATTGCCTGGCTGAACAAACATCCAGATCGAAGAATGATCGCCGATATTGGAACTGGCTCAGGCGCCATTGCGGTTTCCCTCGCAGTCAACGTGCCCGATGCCAATATCCTTGCCACCGATATTTCTGCAAAAGCATTGCAAATTGCCACACAAAATTCGGTGAAGCACAAGGCAGGCGGTAAAATTAAGTTTATGGAATGCGACCTACTTCCCAAGGCAGGTATCAAAGATCACCAACAGATCGACTTGCTTTGTGCAAACCTTCCCTACATCCCCACAGAAACATTACATGCACTCTCCGTGTTCGGGCATGAACCCACCATTGCACTCGATGGCGGGCAGGATGGTTTCGAATTGATACGTAAGTTGATGAACATGGCAATCAACTATCTCGCACCGAATGCGTTGATGTTATTCGAGATCGAAGCCACCTTGGGAAAACAAGCGCTCAACCTTGCTCATGAAATATTCCCCAATGCCCAAACCCAACTGCATCAAGACCTGACGGGCCGCGATCGCTTACTGGAAATAGAGTTGCGATGA
- a CDS encoding threonylcarbamoyl-AMP synthase: MNTKIMAADDPFVYKTALDILKSGGLVAFPTDTVYGVGALAFDGKAVESIYTAKDRPIEKAIPILIGEIMDTVKITTDFPRPARVLASRFWPGPLTCVLAKKPSIPEAVSATNTVGIRIPDHAVSRILLRATGPMAVTSANISGKESPSTAGEVFAQLNGRIALIIDGGKTPGGVPSTVVDCSTDEIKILRNGPISAEEIHYVLKTPR, encoded by the coding sequence ATGAACACAAAGATCATGGCGGCCGACGACCCTTTTGTATACAAAACCGCACTAGACATTCTCAAATCAGGCGGTCTTGTTGCATTCCCCACCGATACAGTCTACGGTGTTGGCGCGCTTGCATTTGACGGGAAAGCTGTCGAATCGATCTACACAGCAAAAGACCGCCCCATCGAAAAGGCGATTCCTATTTTGATCGGGGAGATCATGGATACGGTCAAGATCACGACTGATTTTCCACGTCCTGCTCGTGTGCTTGCCTCTCGCTTCTGGCCCGGACCTTTGACCTGCGTCCTCGCCAAAAAGCCATCCATCCCTGAGGCTGTCTCTGCCACAAACACGGTCGGCATACGGATACCAGATCATGCCGTATCCCGCATCCTTTTACGAGCCACAGGCCCCATGGCTGTGACATCTGCTAATATCTCCGGCAAAGAAAGCCCTTCCACGGCGGGCGAAGTATTCGCTCAACTCAATGGGCGTATCGCATTGATCATTGACGGTGGTAAAACACCCGGCGGCGTCCCATCCACAGTTGTAGACTGCTCTACAGACGAAATAAAAATTCTACGCAATGGGCCAATCTCCGCAGAAGAAATCCATTACGTTCTCAAAACTCCCCGCTAA
- the tsaD gene encoding tRNA (adenosine(37)-N6)-threonylcarbamoyltransferase complex transferase subunit TsaD yields the protein MTNFKPARILAIETSCDETACAVIENGRALLASTVASQMEMHARFGGVYPEVASRQHVLSIIPVVEQTLVQSNITLKDIDAIAVTRGPGLAGSLVVGMNMAKGLALGTGLPIVGVNHLEGHIYSSWVYNAGDSVPAEPQFPLMALLVSGGHTELNIMTDHLTYERLGSTQDDAAGEAFDKVARLLGLPYPGGPSIQKAAEGGNPNRFKFPRAKLDNPYDFSFSGLKTAVLYEVNDLKKKSSSLPVEDLAASFQKTAVETLFDKTMQAAREYKAKEILVAGGVSANRALRNIFQSQTEFKVNIPAFSLCTDNAAMIAAAGYYRYARGHVSGLEMDVQPTWPLS from the coding sequence ATGACAAATTTTAAACCCGCCCGTATCCTCGCCATAGAAACCTCCTGCGATGAAACCGCCTGCGCCGTTATTGAAAACGGACGTGCGCTTCTCGCTTCGACTGTCGCTTCACAGATGGAGATGCATGCCCGCTTTGGCGGCGTGTATCCCGAAGTTGCTTCGCGCCAGCATGTGTTGAGCATCATCCCTGTTGTTGAGCAGACTCTTGTGCAGTCGAACATCACACTCAAAGATATTGATGCCATAGCCGTTACGCGCGGGCCTGGTCTCGCTGGTTCACTTGTGGTTGGCATGAACATGGCCAAAGGGCTTGCGTTGGGTACGGGTTTGCCTATCGTTGGTGTCAATCACCTCGAAGGACATATCTACTCTTCGTGGGTTTACAACGCTGGTGATTCTGTCCCTGCTGAGCCGCAATTCCCGTTAATGGCCTTACTCGTCTCAGGCGGACACACTGAGCTGAACATTATGACCGATCATTTGACGTACGAACGTCTCGGCTCCACTCAGGACGATGCGGCTGGTGAGGCCTTCGATAAAGTGGCTCGCCTCCTCGGCCTTCCATACCCCGGTGGGCCATCCATACAAAAAGCGGCAGAGGGCGGAAACCCAAATCGATTCAAGTTCCCGCGTGCTAAGCTGGATAATCCGTACGATTTCTCTTTTAGCGGCTTGAAAACGGCTGTGTTGTATGAAGTCAATGACTTGAAGAAGAAAAGTAGTTCTCTCCCCGTGGAAGACCTGGCTGCCTCGTTCCAGAAGACGGCTGTGGAAACGTTATTCGATAAGACCATGCAAGCCGCGCGAGAATATAAGGCTAAAGAAATTCTTGTAGCTGGTGGTGTCTCTGCCAACCGTGCCTTGCGGAATATCTTCCAATCGCAAACGGAATTCAAAGTAAATATCCCTGCCTTCTCGCTTTGTACTGACAATGCCGCCATGATCGCTGCGGCTGGATATTATCGTTACGCCCGTGGACATGTCTCTGGGTTGGAGATGGATGTCCAACCGACGTGGCCTCTTTCGTGA
- a CDS encoding aminopeptidase P family protein: MKSDLDRLMKQRNLDALMVLGDAEHNPSMYYFVGGGHVSGALLLKKQGDAPVLFYNDMERDEAAKSGLQTRSFNDYPWQDFMEQANGDMQTVGALRFQKILTEYGLEKARIAIYGKVEFSNTFGVFTKLMKLMPDVEFIGESGFNSVIFSAMETKEDVEVARIRQMGAVTTQVVGMVQELLTSADVRSDEVLMKEDGSPLTIGDVKGKIALWLAERGAVDVEGVIFAQGRDAGVPHSVGDPAEPLQLGKTIVFDIFPAEKGGGYFYDFTRTWSLGYADPEAHAMYDQVHEVYEKVIENLDLNANFKDYQLMTCEYFESKGHKSPLNSKNPLDGYVHSLGHGVGINIHERPGSGLQLGDDNILKPGVVITIEPGLYYPDKGMGFRIEDTYWVRPDGQFEKLADYPYDFVLPMKKWKKN, encoded by the coding sequence ATGAAATCAGATCTTGATCGATTGATGAAACAAAGAAATTTGGATGCCCTGATGGTTCTGGGTGATGCAGAGCATAACCCATCCATGTATTACTTTGTCGGTGGAGGACATGTAAGCGGTGCGCTATTGTTGAAGAAACAAGGTGATGCGCCTGTTCTGTTTTACAACGACATGGAACGTGATGAAGCCGCCAAAAGCGGACTGCAAACACGCTCGTTCAACGACTATCCATGGCAGGATTTTATGGAGCAGGCAAACGGCGATATGCAGACTGTGGGCGCTTTACGCTTTCAGAAGATCCTTACCGAATATGGATTGGAAAAGGCACGGATCGCTATTTATGGGAAAGTGGAATTTTCGAATACCTTCGGTGTTTTCACAAAACTGATGAAACTGATGCCTGATGTTGAGTTTATTGGCGAATCGGGATTTAACTCTGTTATCTTTAGTGCGATGGAAACCAAGGAAGATGTGGAAGTGGCACGCATCCGTCAGATGGGCGCGGTAACGACTCAAGTGGTTGGCATGGTGCAGGAACTGTTGACATCCGCGGATGTGCGAAGCGACGAAGTTCTCATGAAAGAGGATGGAAGTCCGCTTACGATCGGGGATGTGAAAGGCAAGATCGCATTATGGCTGGCGGAACGTGGCGCTGTAGATGTGGAAGGTGTCATCTTTGCGCAGGGCCGCGATGCAGGTGTGCCGCATTCTGTGGGTGACCCTGCCGAGCCTCTTCAACTTGGCAAAACCATTGTCTTTGATATTTTCCCTGCTGAAAAAGGCGGCGGGTATTTCTACGATTTCACCCGCACATGGAGCTTGGGCTATGCCGACCCCGAAGCGCACGCCATGTACGATCAAGTCCATGAAGTGTACGAAAAGGTGATTGAAAACCTTGACCTTAATGCCAACTTCAAAGATTACCAGTTGATGACATGCGAATACTTTGAATCCAAGGGACACAAATCTCCGCTCAATTCAAAGAACCCGTTGGATGGGTACGTCCACAGTTTAGGGCACGGGGTTGGCATCAATATCCATGAACGCCCTGGTTCGGGTTTGCAGTTGGGAGATGACAATATCCTCAAACCCGGTGTTGTCATTACCATTGAGCCCGGGTTATATTACCCTGATAAAGGCATGGGCTTCCGCATTGAAGATACCTATTGGGTGCGTCCCGATGGTCAATTCGAGAAGCTTGCTGATTATCCGTATGATTTTGTTTTACCGATGAAGAAGTGGAAAAAGAATTAA